Proteins encoded together in one Salmo trutta chromosome 3, fSalTru1.1, whole genome shotgun sequence window:
- the LOC115173066 gene encoding sodium/hydrogen exchanger 6: MGYNKFRVNATRKMSKTLALTVLACLSFCICVCRAEDSAMENMVTERKVEDNHRQDSADLLIFIMLLTLTILTIWLFKHRRFRFLHETGLAMIYGVLVGVVLRYGIHVPRDISNVTLSCHVNASPPTLLVNVSGKFYEYTLKGEISASEISDVQDNEMLRKVTFDPEVFFNILLPPIIFHAGYSLKRRHFFRNMGSILAYAFLGTVISCFIIGLLMYGCVTLMKQVGQLNGDFFFTDCLLFGAIVSATDPVTVLAIFNELQVDVDLYALLFGESVLNDAVAVVLSSSIVSYQPEGDNSHTFEVMAMLKSFGVFLGVFSGSFALGVATGVMTALVTKFTKLRDFQLLETALFFLMSWSTFLMAEACGFTGVVAVLFCGITQAHYTFNNLSPESQDRTKQLFELLNFLAENFIFSYMGLALFTFQNHIFNPTFIVGAFLAVFLGRAANIYPLSFLLNLGRRNKISSNFQHMMMFAGLRGAMTFALSIRDTATYARQMMFTTTLLIVFFTVWVCGGGTTQMLSCQHIRVGVDSDADNSMSITEGSERRSTKHESAWLFRIWYNFDHNYLKPILTHSGPPLTVTMPACCGPLARCLTSPQAYENECQLKDDDSDLILTDGDISLTYGDITVSTDASGAHTSAGPAGTTSAVISADDLDRELTYGDHELVMRGTRLVLPMDDSEPPLADPRHRMRM, translated from the exons ATGGGTTACAATAAATTCCGAGTCAACGCTACTCGGAAGATGTCGAAGACGTTAGCTCTGACTGTTCTAGCCTGTTTGTCGTTCTGCATCTGTGTTTGCAGGGCAGAGGATAGTGCCATGGAGAACATGGTAACAGAGAGGAAGGTTGAGGATAACCACAGACAAGACAGTGCCGACCTGCTGATTTTCATCATGCTCCTAACCCTCACGATTTTAACCATATGGTTATTCAAGCACCGTCGTTTCAGGTTTTTGCATGAAACGGGACTGGCTATGATCTATG GCGTGCTGGTTGGGGTGGTCCTGCGCTATGGTATCCACGTGCCCCGTGACATTAGTAACGTCACCCTCAGTTGCCATGTCAATGCCAGCCCGCCCACGCTGCTCGTCAACGTCAGCGGCAAGTTCTACGAGTACACGCTGAAGGGCGAGATCAGCGCCTCTGAGATCAGTGATGTACAAGACAACGAGATGCTTCGCAAG GTGACCTTTGACCCTGAGGTGTTCTTCAACATCCTCCTGCCCCCTATCATCTTCCATGCCGGCTACAGTCTGAAGAGG AGACACTTCTTCAGGAACATGGGGTCCATCCTGGCCTACGCCTTTCTGGGAACAGTCATATCATGTTTCATCATTGG GTTGCTGATGTACGGCTGTGTCACGCTGATGAAGCAGGTGGGACAGCTTAACGGGGACTTTTTCTTCACAGACTGTCTGTTGTTTGGAGCCATTGTCTCTGCAACTGACCCAG TGACAGTGCTGGCCATCTTCAACGAGCTGCAGGTGGACGTGGATCTGTACGCTCTGCTGTTCGGAGAGAGCGTTCTCAACGACGCCGTGGCCGTGGTGCTGTCCTC gtcCATTGTGTCGTACCAGCCAGAGGGGGACAACAGTCACACCTTTGAGGTGATGGCCATGTTGAAGTCTTTTGGGGTGTTCCTTGGTGTCTTCAGTGGATCCTTTGCCCTGGGAGTGGCCACCGGGGTCATGACGGCGCTC GTCACCAAGTTCACTAAGCTGAGGGACTTCCAGCTACTGGAGACGGCTCTCTTCTTCCTCATGTCCTGGAGCACCTTCTTAATGGCAGAGGCCTGTGGCTTCACAG GTGTGGTGGCGGTGCTTTTCTGCGGGATCACTCAGGCTCATTACACCTTCAACAACCTGTCCCCTGAATCACAGGACAGGACCAAACAG TTGTTTGAGCTGCTGAACTTCCTGGCAGAGAATTTCATCTTCTCCTACATGGGTCTGGCCCTGTTCACCTTCCAGAACCACATCTTCAACCCCACCTTCATCGTGGGCGCTTTT CTGGCAGTGTTCCTGGGCAGAGCAGCCAACATCTACCCCCTGTCCTTCCTGCTCAACCTTGGACGCAGGAACAAGATCAGCTCCAACTTCCAGCACATGATGATGTTTGCAG GGTTGCGTGGGGCGATGACCTTTGCCCTCTCCATCCGGGACACGGCTACCTACGCCCGTCAGATGATGTTCACGACCACCCTCCTCATCGTCTTCTTCACTGTATGGGTCTGTGGAGGCGGAACCACCCAGATGCTTTCATGCCAGCACATACG TGTGGGTGTAGATTCGGATGCAGATAACTCA ATGAGCATTACAGAGGGATCAGAGCGGCGGAGCACCAAACACGAGAGTGCCTGGCTCTTCAGGATCTGGTACAACTTTGACCACAA CTACCTGAAGCCCATCCTGACCCACAGCGGCCCTCCTCTTACCGTCACCATGCCTGCCTGCTGTGGACCACTGGCCAGATGCCTCACCAGCCCACAGGCCTACGAG AACGAGTGCCAGCTGAAGGACGACGACTCGGACCTCATCCTGACGGACGGGGACATCAGCCTGACCTACGGTGACATCACGGTGAGCACGGACGCCAGCGGCGCCCACACCAGCGCCGGGCCCGCGGGCACCACCTCCGCCGTCATCTCCGCTGACGACCTGGACCGCGAGCTGACGTATGGTGACCACGAGCTGGTGATGAGGGGCACCCGCCTGGTCCTGCCCATGGACGACTCTGAGCCCCCCCTCGCGGACCCCCGACACCGTATGCGGATGTGA